GCCCGCGCCATCTCCGGCGACCCCGAGCTTCTGCTGGCCGACGAGCCGACGGGCAACCTGGATCCCGACCTCTCGCAGAAAATCATGGACCTGCTGCGCAAAATCGCCTCGCGCGGGACCACGGTCATCGTGGCCACCCACAACTACGAGATGGTCAAGCGCATCGAGGCGCGCGCCATACATATCGAGGCCGGCCGGGTGCTGGTGCAGTAGAGGACCCGAACCATGTTCTACATCAAACCCTACATCGAAAAGCTCGAGGAGTTCTGCCGCCGGTGGCGGATTACCGAGGTGGCGCTTTTCGGCTCGGCGCTGCGCGACGACTTCGGCCCGGATTCCGATATCGACCTTCTGGCCCGCTTCGAGCCCGAGGTTCACTGGACCATCCTGGACCACGTCCAGATGGAGGACGAGCTGGCGGAAATTTTCGGGCGGAAGGTGGACCTGTGGAACCGGATGGCCGTGGAGGAGAGCGAAAATCCATACAGAAAAAAAGAGATACTGAATACGGCTCGGGTGATATTTACCGCCTGACGGCGTTGGCTTTTCGATGGATGTTTGGGGATGGCAATGGACGCCCTCGCATTAGTAGTCGACCGAAGCCTGCTTGAAAGAGCCGAGTGGCCGTGATTCCGCTGTAAAGAACGACGTGACGACGCTGCATATAACAATGAAGTCTTTTCTCGGCGAGGACTGACCGTGGGCAACCTGGGCTACTACATCCGCGAGGGGTTCTCCGGCCTGCGGCGCGGCGGTACCGGCAGCGCCGGGGCGGTCCTCACCGTCGTGCTCTCCATCCTGGTCTTGGCTGAATAAAGGGGGTTACCATGAAAAGGCTTGCTTTGCTCATCTTGCTGGCGATATCAGTTTCCATTGCAGAGGCACCTGTTGTGGCTTTTCTAGACCTCGAAGCGATTAACTGCGATACTGGTATAGTCAGAGCTATTTCAGAGACGTTTCGTACAGAGGTGGTATCCTCTTATAGTTTTGCTATGGTTGAACGGGCTCAAATTGGAAAGGTTATGGAGGAGCTGGCTTTCCAACAATCGGGTATTGTCGACGCTAATACAGCCGTTGAGTTAGGTAGAATCGTAGGGGCAGATTACGTTGGCATAGGCAGCGTTAATCAGATTTCAGGCAGTTATTCCATAGCGGTTCGGTTGGTAAGCGTTGAAACATCTCTTGTCGTGGGCGCCGCGGTAGAAATGGCTAGAAGCGTCAATGACTTATGGGATGCATGCAGCACGATAGTCAAAAATATCGTCGAAATTGAACTGCCGGAAAGGGATATTTACGTTTCAAAAAGCGAAACGGCCCTCATGGCTACGACATCTGATGAATATATGGTGTTGGGTGTCAATATGGTGATAATAGATGATTTCTCCTTTCTTCCGTCTGAAATTACAATTGAAGTAGGTACAAAATTGTGGTTTGTAAATAATAGTTATTTTGAAAATACCGCTACATTTGATTTCTTCTCTTCTCCCATACTAAATGCTGCATATTCAGATGTTCCTAGGATAAAGACGACGATTGATTGGGAAACCGGGTCTTACTCATCTCCTCCATATAATCCTTCAGATTTTCAGGGCCGTACATGGTCTCATGTATTTAATGAAGCTGGGGATTACTATTATTATTCGGCTGTTGCTGATGATATGGCTGGCGAAGTTCATGTTAAATGAGCAGTCAATAACTTCGTATAATTTCGGTGATTTACCGGTCGGGTGACCGGCGAGCAGACAGGCGACCATACCATGCTCTACGAAGCCGGGACCATCAACGTTTACAGTGGGGCGTATCACCCCCTGGTCTCCTACTCCTCCTGGGCCTCCTCCCACTGATGGCGGCGCATGGGTAACTTAGGCTACTACATCCGCGAGGGGTTCTCCGGCCTGCGGCGCGGCGGGTCCGGCAGCGCCGGCGCGGTGCTCACCGTCGTCCTCTCCATCCTGGTCCTGGGCGTCGTGCTCCTGATCGTGCGCAACCTCCAACTCCTGGTGGAAGAGGCCCGCGCCGAGGTCGAGGTCGAGGCGTACATCGCCGGCAACCCCACAACGACCGAGCTCTCCTACATCGAGACCGCCATTACCGGCCTTCCCGGCGTCGAGGCGGTCCGCTACGTGTCCAAGGCCGAGGCCCTCGAGGAGCTTCGCATCATGCTCGGCGAGGACCAATACCTCCTCTCCGAGATTGAGGAAAACCCCCTTCCGGCCTCGTTCCGCCTCACGATGACCCCGGATTACCGCACCGACGAGCGTCTGGCCCAGACCGCCGAGCAGCTCGAGCTCGTCCCGGGCGTGACCCGCGTCTCCTACGGGCGGGAGTGGGTGGAGTCGTTGTCGGAGATCGTCCGCATCGCCGGGCTGGGGGGGCTGGTCATCGGCGGGGTGCTGGCGCTGGCCTCGGTCCTGGTGGTGGGTAACGCCGTGGCGCTTTCCGTTTACATGCGGCGGGATGAGATAACGATTCTCAAGGTCGTCGGCGCAACGCACGGCTTCATCCGGCGACCCTTCGTCGTCGAGGGCTTTCTGGTGGGAATCCTGGGAGGGGCAATCGGGGTGCTGCTCGTTTACGTCCTCTACGCCACGGTGGGCCGGCTCGTCGGGGCGAGCGTATTCCTGCCCTGGGAGTGGTGGCTGGGGCTGGTGGGCCTGGGTGCGCTCGTCGGCGTCATCGGGAGCTTCTTCGCCGCCGCAGGCCACGTCCACCGCGCGAAGTGATAATACGT
This genomic interval from bacterium contains the following:
- a CDS encoding AAA family ATPase produces the protein ARAISGDPELLLADEPTGNLDPDLSQKIMDLLRKIASRGTTVIVATHNYEMVKRIEARAIHIEAGRVLVQ
- a CDS encoding nucleotidyltransferase family protein, with protein sequence MFYIKPYIEKLEEFCRRWRITEVALFGSALRDDFGPDSDIDLLARFEPEVHWTILDHVQMEDELAEIFGRKVDLWNRMAVEESENPYRKKEILNTARVIFTA
- a CDS encoding CsgG/HfaB family protein, with the protein product MKRLALLILLAISVSIAEAPVVAFLDLEAINCDTGIVRAISETFRTEVVSSYSFAMVERAQIGKVMEELAFQQSGIVDANTAVELGRIVGADYVGIGSVNQISGSYSIAVRLVSVETSLVVGAAVEMARSVNDLWDACSTIVKNIVEIELPERDIYVSKSETALMATTSDEYMVLGVNMVIIDDFSFLPSEITIEVGTKLWFVNNSYFENTATFDFFSSPILNAAYSDVPRIKTTIDWETGSYSSPPYNPSDFQGRTWSHVFNEAGDYYYYSAVADDMAGEVHVK
- a CDS encoding permease-like cell division protein FtsX, with product MGNLGYYIREGFSGLRRGGSGSAGAVLTVVLSILVLGVVLLIVRNLQLLVEEARAEVEVEAYIAGNPTTTELSYIETAITGLPGVEAVRYVSKAEALEELRIMLGEDQYLLSEIEENPLPASFRLTMTPDYRTDERLAQTAEQLELVPGVTRVSYGREWVESLSEIVRIAGLGGLVIGGVLALASVLVVGNAVALSVYMRRDEITILKVVGATHGFIRRPFVVEGFLVGILGGAIGVLLVYVLYATVGRLVGASVFLPWEWWLGLVGLGALVGVIGSFFAAAGHVHRAK